From one Lotus japonicus ecotype B-129 chromosome 3, LjGifu_v1.2 genomic stretch:
- the LOC130744383 gene encoding uncharacterized protein LOC130744383, with amino-acid sequence MLPGSLAWNKQLIEFIWCPPTAKSILALPLPLVPHQDVFFRPLTADGYYTTKTIYKFLQMKEESSTGMASSMPSLPCAGWRKIWKALTLPRCRETGWRACLGALPVREVLHARGLELDPTCPCCHAAPEFVHHALLYCPIVKATWFASSLGLRLQQERKFHDFMLEFLQVVDDDVMGISLEILYAVWSTQNELLFQDVHTTVDQMLRKANFLHPGPAMVAAPARHAQHHPTHWARPTPSLFKVNFDTSVSQRDMADSLLLPGIAMVKYL; translated from the coding sequence ATGTTACCTGGTTCCCTGGCATGGAATAAGCAATTAATTGAATTTATATGGTGCCCACCCACGGCTAAGTCAATTCTGGCATTACCTTTGCCTTTGGTACCTCATCAGGATGTGTTTTTTAGGCCCTTGACAGCTGATGGGTATTATACAACAAAgacaatatataaatttttgcAAATGAAGGAGGAGAGTTCTACTGGTATGGCTTCAAGCATGCCTTCTTTGCCATGTGCAGGTTGGAGGAAAATTTGGAAAGCCCTAACTCTCCCTCGATGTCGCGAAACTGGATGGCGAGCTTGCTTAGGAGCTCTACCGGTCCGTGAAGTGCTTCATGCACGAGGTTTGGAGTTGGATCCAACCTGCCCTTGTTGCCATGCAGCTCCTGAATTTGTGCACCATGCGCTTCTGTACTGTCCGATAGTGAAAGCAACGTGGTTTGCGAGTAGCTTGGGTTTGCGGCTGCAGCAGGAGCGTAAATTCCATGATTTTATGCTTGAATTTCTGCAGGTTGTTGATGATGACGTGATGGGAATTTCCCTTGAGATCCTTTATGCGGTGTGGAGCACGCAGAATGAGTTACTGTTTCAAGACGTACATACAACGGTGGACCAGATGCTGCGAAAGGCTAATTTTCTCCATCCGGGACCGGCAATGGTGGCTGCTCCAGCCCGACATGCCCAACATCACCCCACGCATTGGGCTCGGCCAACTCCAAGTCTGTTTAAGGTCAATTTCGACACCTCGGTATCTCAGAGGGACATGGCGGATTCGCTTTTATTGCCCGGGATAGCAATGGTGAAGTACTTGTAG